A single Blastococcus colisei DNA region contains:
- a CDS encoding RNA polymerase-binding protein RbpA: MGERSLRGSRLGSVSYETERNTAPIDRQYAEYRCPSGHLFTVPFADDAELPDTWECKFDGSAAKLVGGAEPAPKKVKPPRTHWDMLLERRSVEDLEEVLAERLDVLRGRRTRAS; encoded by the coding sequence ATGGGCGAGCGTTCCCTGCGCGGCAGCCGATTGGGCAGCGTCAGCTACGAGACCGAGCGGAACACCGCGCCGATCGACCGGCAGTACGCCGAGTACCGGTGCCCGTCGGGTCACCTGTTCACGGTGCCCTTCGCCGACGACGCCGAGCTCCCCGACACCTGGGAGTGCAAGTTCGACGGTTCCGCCGCCAAGCTGGTCGGTGGCGCCGAGCCCGCGCCCAAGAAGGTCAAGCCCCCGCGCACCCACTGGGACATGCTGCTCGAGCGGCGTTCCGTGGAGGACCTCGAAGAGGTGCTGGCCGAGCGTCTC